A region of Micropterus dolomieu isolate WLL.071019.BEF.003 ecotype Adirondacks linkage group LG01, ASM2129224v1, whole genome shotgun sequence DNA encodes the following proteins:
- the LOC123980329 gene encoding B-cell receptor CD22-like isoform X2, translating to MMGYMAVLSVNMVTANMLLSVFFISGALARCPNLPPALIITAPQKMEALSGSCLQIPCNFSVKKGDFTGMSIFGVWIKQNGNLFPTYDITTDKNDPMNITGNLSQKNCTTLVFNVITNYTNTYFLRIQNFAISGSKATACNDPLQVNVTDSPPSPRIEIPADLKEKQSVTITCSASTPCPHSPPKLTWNLQQDTHSNTEENTDRTFTTKIQETISLSDQHDGYNITCSARYPVNEGKDVKTAEERKTLSVSYAPKNTSVSISPSGLVSAGSWVNLTCSSRAKPPVSRFTWFKNSTDGPMTVSEGEVYSFKVTNVTDGGVYYCVATSDLGNQTSEIHLTLEGSLNWGAVLGGILGVILLVCLVVSVCAVLCGRRLKSTHSTQQLSQSHTHEELAVENPAFKTEEKEEDIQYGEIDFSNQRPEPSSESAQDRGQQQDTLYAQVKVSQPANSLTQTADGPEDLYAQVKKK from the exons ATGATGGGTTACATGGCAGTCCTGTCTGTGAATATGGTGACAGCCAACATGTTACTGAGTGTCTTCTTTATTTCAG GTGCTTTGGCTCGTTGTCCTAATCTACCACCAGCCCTCATCATTACTGCACCACAGAAGATGGAAGCACTGAGTGGATCTTGTTTGCAAATCCCATGTAACTTTAGtgttaaaaaaggagattttaCTGGCATGAGTATCTTTGGAGTGTGGATTAAACAAAACGGCAATTTATTTCCAACTTATGACATAACTACTGACAAAAATGATCCAATGAATATTACTGGAAACCTGAGTCAGAAAAACTGCACCACTCTGGTTTTCAATGTAATAACAAATTATACAAACACATACTTCTTAAGAATTCAGAACTTTGCGATCAGTGGATCCAAAGCAACAGCATGTAATGATCCTCTTCAAGTAAATGTTACAG ATTCTCCTCCGAGCCCCAGAATTGAGATCCCAGCTGATCTGAAGGAGAAGCAGTCTGTCACTATAACCTGCTCAGCTTCCACTCCCTGTCCACACTCCCCTCCTAAACTCACCTGGAACCTCCAACAAGAcactcacagcaacacagaggaaaacacagatcGAACCTTTACAACTAAAATCCAGGAGACCATCAGTCTGTCAGACCAACATGATGGCTACAACATCACCTGTTCTGCCAGATATCCTGTGAATGAAGGAAAAGATGTCaagacagcagaggagagaaagactCTCAGTGTTTCAT ATGCTCCTAAAAACACCTCAGTGTCCATCAGTCCATCAGGTTTGGTGTCAGCAGGTAGCTGGGTGAACCTGACCTGCTCCAGCAGAGCCAAGCCTCCCGTCAGCCGCTTCACCTGGTTCAAGAACAGCACAGATGGACCCATGACTGTATCTGAAGGAGAGGTTTACAGCTTCAAGGTGACCAATGTCACTGATGGAGGAGTTTATTACTGTGTGGCCACAAGTGATCTCGGTAATCAGACGTCAGAGATCCATCTGACTCTTGAAG GATCTCTAAACTGGGGGGCAGTTCTTGGAGGAATCCTTGGAGTCATTTTACTTGTCTGCCTGGTTGTCAGTGTTTG cgCTGTCCTGTGTGGGAGGCGGTTAAAGTCGACACATTCAACTCAACAACTGAGTCAG AGTCATACACATGAAGAGCTGGCTGTTGAAAACCCAGCAtttaaaactgaagaaaaagaagaagacatcCAATATGGTGAGATCGACTTCTCCAACCAGAGACCTGAACCGTCCTCTGAATCAGCGCAGGACAGAGGACAGCAGCAGGATACTCTGTATGCACAGGTCAAAGTGTCCCAGCCAGCGAACAGCTTAACACAGACTGCTGATGGCCCAGAGGATCTTTACGCTCAAGTGAAgaaaaaatga
- the LOC123980329 gene encoding B-cell receptor CD22-like isoform X1, whose amino-acid sequence MCCASAQTCKLKDFLFKNHPSKISLLLSPLMWACLMMGYMAVLSVNMVTANMLLSVFFISGALARCPNLPPALIITAPQKMEALSGSCLQIPCNFSVKKGDFTGMSIFGVWIKQNGNLFPTYDITTDKNDPMNITGNLSQKNCTTLVFNVITNYTNTYFLRIQNFAISGSKATACNDPLQVNVTDSPPSPRIEIPADLKEKQSVTITCSASTPCPHSPPKLTWNLQQDTHSNTEENTDRTFTTKIQETISLSDQHDGYNITCSARYPVNEGKDVKTAEERKTLSVSYAPKNTSVSISPSGLVSAGSWVNLTCSSRAKPPVSRFTWFKNSTDGPMTVSEGEVYSFKVTNVTDGGVYYCVATSDLGNQTSEIHLTLEGSLNWGAVLGGILGVILLVCLVVSVCAVLCGRRLKSTHSTQQLSQSHTHEELAVENPAFKTEEKEEDIQYGEIDFSNQRPEPSSESAQDRGQQQDTLYAQVKVSQPANSLTQTADGPEDLYAQVKKK is encoded by the exons ATGTGTTGCGCTTCAGCTCAAACTTGTAAACTAAAGGATTTCCTATTTAAAAATCACCCATCTAAGATCTCATTGCTGCTCTCTCCTCTGATGTGGGCTTGTCTG ATGATGGGTTACATGGCAGTCCTGTCTGTGAATATGGTGACAGCCAACATGTTACTGAGTGTCTTCTTTATTTCAG GTGCTTTGGCTCGTTGTCCTAATCTACCACCAGCCCTCATCATTACTGCACCACAGAAGATGGAAGCACTGAGTGGATCTTGTTTGCAAATCCCATGTAACTTTAGtgttaaaaaaggagattttaCTGGCATGAGTATCTTTGGAGTGTGGATTAAACAAAACGGCAATTTATTTCCAACTTATGACATAACTACTGACAAAAATGATCCAATGAATATTACTGGAAACCTGAGTCAGAAAAACTGCACCACTCTGGTTTTCAATGTAATAACAAATTATACAAACACATACTTCTTAAGAATTCAGAACTTTGCGATCAGTGGATCCAAAGCAACAGCATGTAATGATCCTCTTCAAGTAAATGTTACAG ATTCTCCTCCGAGCCCCAGAATTGAGATCCCAGCTGATCTGAAGGAGAAGCAGTCTGTCACTATAACCTGCTCAGCTTCCACTCCCTGTCCACACTCCCCTCCTAAACTCACCTGGAACCTCCAACAAGAcactcacagcaacacagaggaaaacacagatcGAACCTTTACAACTAAAATCCAGGAGACCATCAGTCTGTCAGACCAACATGATGGCTACAACATCACCTGTTCTGCCAGATATCCTGTGAATGAAGGAAAAGATGTCaagacagcagaggagagaaagactCTCAGTGTTTCAT ATGCTCCTAAAAACACCTCAGTGTCCATCAGTCCATCAGGTTTGGTGTCAGCAGGTAGCTGGGTGAACCTGACCTGCTCCAGCAGAGCCAAGCCTCCCGTCAGCCGCTTCACCTGGTTCAAGAACAGCACAGATGGACCCATGACTGTATCTGAAGGAGAGGTTTACAGCTTCAAGGTGACCAATGTCACTGATGGAGGAGTTTATTACTGTGTGGCCACAAGTGATCTCGGTAATCAGACGTCAGAGATCCATCTGACTCTTGAAG GATCTCTAAACTGGGGGGCAGTTCTTGGAGGAATCCTTGGAGTCATTTTACTTGTCTGCCTGGTTGTCAGTGTTTG cgCTGTCCTGTGTGGGAGGCGGTTAAAGTCGACACATTCAACTCAACAACTGAGTCAG AGTCATACACATGAAGAGCTGGCTGTTGAAAACCCAGCAtttaaaactgaagaaaaagaagaagacatcCAATATGGTGAGATCGACTTCTCCAACCAGAGACCTGAACCGTCCTCTGAATCAGCGCAGGACAGAGGACAGCAGCAGGATACTCTGTATGCACAGGTCAAAGTGTCCCAGCCAGCGAACAGCTTAACACAGACTGCTGATGGCCCAGAGGATCTTTACGCTCAAGTGAAgaaaaaatga